In Devosia sp. XK-2, one DNA window encodes the following:
- a CDS encoding putative peptidoglycan glycosyltransferase FtsW: MFSRAEKTPLAEWWWSIDRELLGALIMLLVCGVVLSFGASPAVAERIGLDEWHFVIRHAMFSVVAVPVMLATSLLSHRQARFVALGTLIVMTLLLWATLHFGTEVKGARRWISLGGQTIQPTEFVKPAFAVIGAWLFSEFMIHRNVPGRAIATLIMLSLVGALLLQPDLGQTALVMATWAVLLFFSGISWWIIIGMGGAAGGLLIGAYAFFPHFARRIDSFVNPEDGNTYQVDRALQSLMEGGWFGRGPGESLANRLIPDAHADFVFSAAAGEFGIVFCMGLVALIGFIAIRAMLAAQRQTSLFARLGASTLAAQFAMQSGINLAVNLNLIPAKGMTLPFVSYGGTSMIAVAFGMGLMLALTRTKPEERMVTGLPSYRSAVVAPAE, translated from the coding sequence ATGTTTTCCCGCGCCGAAAAAACGCCTCTTGCCGAGTGGTGGTGGTCGATTGACCGCGAATTGCTGGGGGCGCTCATCATGCTGCTGGTCTGCGGCGTGGTGCTCAGTTTCGGCGCCAGTCCGGCCGTGGCCGAGCGCATCGGGCTCGATGAATGGCATTTCGTGATCCGCCACGCCATGTTCAGCGTGGTGGCGGTGCCGGTGATGCTGGCGACCTCGCTTCTGAGCCATCGCCAGGCGCGTTTTGTGGCCCTGGGCACGCTGATCGTGATGACGCTGCTGCTCTGGGCGACGCTGCATTTCGGCACCGAGGTCAAGGGCGCGCGGCGCTGGATTTCGCTGGGCGGGCAGACCATCCAGCCGACCGAATTCGTCAAGCCGGCCTTTGCCGTGATCGGCGCCTGGCTGTTCTCCGAATTCATGATCCATCGCAATGTGCCGGGCCGGGCCATTGCCACGCTGATCATGCTCAGCCTGGTTGGGGCGCTCTTGCTGCAGCCGGATCTGGGGCAGACGGCGCTGGTCATGGCGACCTGGGCGGTGCTGTTGTTTTTCTCAGGCATTTCCTGGTGGATCATTATCGGGATGGGCGGTGCGGCCGGCGGTCTCCTGATCGGCGCCTATGCGTTCTTTCCGCACTTTGCCCGGCGTATCGACAGTTTCGTCAATCCCGAGGATGGCAATACCTATCAGGTCGACAGGGCGCTGCAGTCCCTGATGGAGGGTGGTTGGTTCGGGCGGGGGCCGGGCGAGTCCCTGGCCAATAGGCTGATCCCGGATGCGCATGCCGACTTTGTCTTTTCGGCTGCCGCCGGTGAATTCGGCATTGTGTTCTGCATGGGGCTGGTGGCGCTGATCGGGTTCATTGCCATTCGCGCCATGCTGGCCGCGCAGCGTCAAACGAGCCTCTTCGCCCGGCTGGGCGCATCGACGCTGGCGGCGCAGTTCGCCATGCAGTCGGGTATCAATCTGGCGGTGAATCTCAATCTCATCCCGGCAAAGGGCATGACGCTGCCTTTCGTGTCCTATGGCGGCACCTCGATGATCGCGGTGGCGTTCGGCATGGGACTGATGCTGGCCCTGACGCGCACTAAGCCTGAGGAGCGCATGGTCACCGGCCTTCCCAGCTACCGCAGCGCCGTGGTAGCCCCCGCCGAATGA